A genomic window from Lycium barbarum isolate Lr01 chromosome 4, ASM1917538v2, whole genome shotgun sequence includes:
- the LOC132636232 gene encoding guanosine nucleotide diphosphate dissociation inhibitor 1 isoform X1, with protein MDEEYDVIVLGTGLKECILSGLLSVDALKVLHMDRNDYYGGESTSLNLVQLYKRFRGSDKPPAQLGSSKEYNVDMIPKFIMANGALVRVLIHTDVTKYLYFKAVDGSFVYNKGKVHKVPATDMEALKSPLMGIFEKRRARKFFIYVQDYKESDPKTHEGMDLTRVTTRELIAKYGLDDNTVDFIGHALALHSDDRYLDEPALEMVKRMKLYAESVARFQGGSPYIYPLYGLGELPQAFARLSAVYGGTYMLNKPECKVEFDEEGKVCGVTSEGETAKCKKVVCDPSYLTNKVRKVGKVARAIAIMSHPIPNTSDSHSVQIILPQKQLGRKSDMYLFCCSYTHNVAPKGKFIAFVSTEAETDNPESELKPGIDLLGQVDEIFFEAYDRFEPVNEPSLDNCFISTSYDATTHFESTVDDVLNMYTLITGKVLDLNVDLSAASAAEE; from the exons ATGGATGAAGAGTATGATGTGATAGTGCTTGGAACAGGCCTCAAGGAATGTATTCTCAGTGGTCTTCTCTCTGTTGATGCACTtaag GTCCTACACATGGACAGGAATGACTACTATGGAGGAGAATCGACATCCCTCAATCTTGTCCAG CTCTATAAGAGGTTCAGGGGAAGTGACAAGCCTCCAGCTCAATTGGGTTCTAGCAAGGAATATAATGTTGACATGATCCCTAAG TTCATTATGGCCAATGGTGCACTTGTACGAGTTCTGATCCACACCGATGTCACAAAATATTTATACTTCAAAGCTGTTGATGGCAGCTTTGTGTATAATAAAGGAAAG GTCCACAAGGTGCCTGCCACAGATATGGAGGCACTTAAATCTCCTTTAATGGGCATATTTGAGAAACGCCGTGCTCGGAAATTCTTTATCTATGTTCAGGATTATAAGGAGAGTGATCCAAAGACACATGAAGGGATGGATCTAACAAGAGTCACAACAAGAGAGCTTATTGC AAAATATGGTCTTGATGACAACACTGTGGACTTCATTGGTCATGCATTAGCATTACACAGCGATGACCGCTACTTGGACGAACCTGCCTTGGAAATGGTGAAGAGAATGAAG CTGTATGCTGAGTCTGTTGCTCGTTTTCAAGGAGGATCACCATATATCTACCCTTTATACGGATTAGGAGAGCTTCCCCAG GCATTTGCTCGGCTTAGTGCTGTGTATGGTGGGACCTATATGTTGAACAAACCTGAATGCAAG GTGGAGTTTGATGAAGAAGGAAAGGTCTGTGGTGTCACTTCAGAAGGAGAGACAGCTAAGTGCAAGAAAGTTGTATGTGATCCTTCTTACTTGACCAACAAG GTTAGAAAGGTTGGAAAAGTTGCAAGAGCTATTGCAATTATGAGCCACCCAATTCCAAATACCAGTGATTCTCACTCGGTGCAAATTATCTTACCCCAAAAACAATTGGGCCGTAAATCTGATAT GTACCTGTTCTGTTGTTCGTACACTCATAATGTTGCTCCAAAGGGCAAATTCATTGCATTTGTCTCAACAGAGGCAGAAACTGATAATCCAGAGAGTGAACTGAAGCCTGGCATTGATCTTCTAGGGCAAGTGGATGAGATATTCTTTGAAGCATATGACAGATTCGAACCTGTCAATGAGCCCTCTTTAGATAATTGCTTTATTTCTACT AGCTATGACGCCACAACTCACTTTGAGTCGACTGTTGACGATGTCCTCAATATGTATACCTTGATAACTGGAAAG GTTCTGGACCTCAATGTGGATCTAAGTGCTGCGAGTGCCGCTGAAGAATGA
- the LOC132637672 gene encoding uncharacterized protein LOC132637672, with protein MPNFSIQKFYRELQPIYPKVPWRKMICNNYGLPKWIFTFRVAAMGRLYTIDRLAKWGITNVLDCPLCNSALESIRHLFFTCPFSSYVWTQLLVWQGISRTPQNWDVQLIWISRNTKKSVEAKIFRMVASGCIYHVWKERNYRVFRTKSTTAAQVIKTVIQEVCYRGNVRAGIELKLRSINFYPVWY; from the coding sequence ATGCCTAATTTTTCAATTCAGAAGTTCTACAGAGAACTACAACCTATATACCCTAAAGTCCCTTGGAGGAAGATGATTTGTAACAACTATGGACTGCCCAAATGGATATTTACATTTAGAGTAGCTGCTATGGGAAGGCTGTATACTATAGATAGACTTGCTAAATGGGGAATCACAAATGTCCTAGACTGTCCACTATGCAACAGTGCTCTTGAGTCCATTAGACATCTGTTCTTTACATGTCCTTTTTCTAGCTATGTTTGGACTCAACTACTGGTCTGGCAAGGGATAAGCAGAACACCACAAAACTGGGATGTGCAACTGATATGGATATCAAGAAATACCAAAAAATCAGTGGAGGCTAAAATATTCAGAATGGTTGCTTCAGGGTGCATTTATCATGTATGGAAGGAAAGGAATTATAGAGTGTTTCGAACCAAATCTACGACTGCTGCACAGGTGATCAAGACTGTCATTCAGGAGGTTTGTTATAGAGGAAATGTACGAGCTGGAATTGAACTAAAATTGAGATCCATTAACTTTTACCCTGTGTGGTACTAG
- the LOC132636232 gene encoding guanosine nucleotide diphosphate dissociation inhibitor 2 isoform X2, with amino-acid sequence MFSRKVLHMDRNDYYGGESTSLNLVQLYKRFRGSDKPPAQLGSSKEYNVDMIPKFIMANGALVRVLIHTDVTKYLYFKAVDGSFVYNKGKVHKVPATDMEALKSPLMGIFEKRRARKFFIYVQDYKESDPKTHEGMDLTRVTTRELIAKYGLDDNTVDFIGHALALHSDDRYLDEPALEMVKRMKLYAESVARFQGGSPYIYPLYGLGELPQAFARLSAVYGGTYMLNKPECKVEFDEEGKVCGVTSEGETAKCKKVVCDPSYLTNKVRKVGKVARAIAIMSHPIPNTSDSHSVQIILPQKQLGRKSDMYLFCCSYTHNVAPKGKFIAFVSTEAETDNPESELKPGIDLLGQVDEIFFEAYDRFEPVNEPSLDNCFISTSYDATTHFESTVDDVLNMYTLITGKVLDLNVDLSAASAAEE; translated from the exons atgttttccaggaaa GTCCTACACATGGACAGGAATGACTACTATGGAGGAGAATCGACATCCCTCAATCTTGTCCAG CTCTATAAGAGGTTCAGGGGAAGTGACAAGCCTCCAGCTCAATTGGGTTCTAGCAAGGAATATAATGTTGACATGATCCCTAAG TTCATTATGGCCAATGGTGCACTTGTACGAGTTCTGATCCACACCGATGTCACAAAATATTTATACTTCAAAGCTGTTGATGGCAGCTTTGTGTATAATAAAGGAAAG GTCCACAAGGTGCCTGCCACAGATATGGAGGCACTTAAATCTCCTTTAATGGGCATATTTGAGAAACGCCGTGCTCGGAAATTCTTTATCTATGTTCAGGATTATAAGGAGAGTGATCCAAAGACACATGAAGGGATGGATCTAACAAGAGTCACAACAAGAGAGCTTATTGC AAAATATGGTCTTGATGACAACACTGTGGACTTCATTGGTCATGCATTAGCATTACACAGCGATGACCGCTACTTGGACGAACCTGCCTTGGAAATGGTGAAGAGAATGAAG CTGTATGCTGAGTCTGTTGCTCGTTTTCAAGGAGGATCACCATATATCTACCCTTTATACGGATTAGGAGAGCTTCCCCAG GCATTTGCTCGGCTTAGTGCTGTGTATGGTGGGACCTATATGTTGAACAAACCTGAATGCAAG GTGGAGTTTGATGAAGAAGGAAAGGTCTGTGGTGTCACTTCAGAAGGAGAGACAGCTAAGTGCAAGAAAGTTGTATGTGATCCTTCTTACTTGACCAACAAG GTTAGAAAGGTTGGAAAAGTTGCAAGAGCTATTGCAATTATGAGCCACCCAATTCCAAATACCAGTGATTCTCACTCGGTGCAAATTATCTTACCCCAAAAACAATTGGGCCGTAAATCTGATAT GTACCTGTTCTGTTGTTCGTACACTCATAATGTTGCTCCAAAGGGCAAATTCATTGCATTTGTCTCAACAGAGGCAGAAACTGATAATCCAGAGAGTGAACTGAAGCCTGGCATTGATCTTCTAGGGCAAGTGGATGAGATATTCTTTGAAGCATATGACAGATTCGAACCTGTCAATGAGCCCTCTTTAGATAATTGCTTTATTTCTACT AGCTATGACGCCACAACTCACTTTGAGTCGACTGTTGACGATGTCCTCAATATGTATACCTTGATAACTGGAAAG GTTCTGGACCTCAATGTGGATCTAAGTGCTGCGAGTGCCGCTGAAGAATGA